The genomic region GTGCATGTCATAGAGAGAGACCTGACAGAGCCTGATAGAATTGTGGGTGAATTGTTACAACCTGGAGGTTACTTGAAATTGATAGAATTGGGTCTGCAGGGTAAGCTTTGCTCTCTCCTGCTCAAAATGGGTTTCCTAACAGAACCATAGGCAATGTATGAGTGCAGGAGTACTTCCTTCACTACATTTAagttaattaaaactaaaatgAAAATTTTAAGTACTCCAAGATCAGTATATCAAACAGTTCAGTACTCAAAGATCAGTACATTATTTTGTTTGACAGGAGTACATTATCTACATTATCTACAGATCAGTACATTATTTAACTGTGATTTAGTGTTATGATGATTTGATATGGCGAACATAGAATCCTGCCTGTGCATTTTGAAGCAAGACTCCTGTGATGATTTATACTGAACTGTTTTATCTTGAAATTCAAGCTTACTGTATCCTGATTTAACTGGAGTACAATGTTGTAGCTTCACTTGTCTTCCAGTCAAATACTCATGTACTCCAACTTTAACTGGAGTAGGCCCCAACTTAATCACAATCAATTGTTGCATGTGGTGCTATATTAGTTCTACCAAGTTGAGGGTTTCATTAAGTTGCCTGTACCCTGAATTGAAGTAAATTAAGTTGCCTGTACCAAGTTGAGTATTtaacttttttttgaaaaggagaataacccccagcctctgcatcagaatgttGCGTGGGAGGCCGAGGCGGGCAGGCGCTGCTGGTGGCGGGACGAGCAACTGGAGCAGGAGGTCATCGCCAAGCTCGGCTGGGGCCGCCTTGGCGACGCCTATGCCAGGACCTTCTACCTCGGTGAGCCCCTCACTCTGCAACTCTGATTTAAAATGGGTTCTGTGATCCAGTACTGTAGTTCGATGAGTAGTTCTTGATCCAGTACTATAGTTCGATGAGTGCAGTCCATTTAAGGCTCTCTTTTGGTTTGCTTGTCTGAAATGAAATGAAGTAAAGTAAAGTGCAGTCCATTTTCACCTTTCCTTGCTTCCTTGTTTTGATTTGATTGTAAATAAATAAGATCTCATTTCATTTGGTTTGCTTGTGTCAGGGAAAAGAAGCAATTATCCATCCTGTGAGTGAGATCATCAACACACACACTATGTCAACAGAGTAAGTAATCCCATATTTCCATTGGATTGAGATACCTCTTTTTCCCCATTATTAGAAGCATGTGGACATTGCTGTCACAAAATCACATGGCAAAATGTTGCCACCTTGCCCTAGATGGCTCTATAAGTATACTCCCTAGGTGTAATCATGACAACACTAATCTGTCATTCACACTTTTCACAATTTTCATTCTTATTTACTGTCAGGACTGTTGGCTTTTCTTACTGTTGGTATCATTCATCAGGATACACCCTTTTATAGAAAGTTCTTTAAATATCCAAGTATTGATCTCAAATGGACTATTGAATTTGTTTTCATTGACTCGTTGAAACTGTAGGCATGTTTGCAATTGGACAAATGGTGCATAACAATGATCATCATCTCTAAATTTGACAATTGGACAACATCAGCAGGAGGACATCGACAACATCATTTTCTCATGCATTACAGGTTTCCCAATTgcaaagctgctgccttgtgaccatgaggtcatgggctcaagtcctggaaacagcctcttacagaaatgtagggaaaggctgcgtactatagacccaaagtggtcggacccttccctggaccctgcgcaagcgggagctacatgcaccaggttgccctttattACAGGTTTCCCAATTGATCATTACACTCCAGTAATTTCTTCTGATGCCAATTGTGAGGGTGATGATCTTGTCTGATTGCCATAGTTATTGGTCTTAACAAATTCTTCCTGATTGAATGTCTCCTGATCAATTTTACAGACTATTGTACCTAAAAGCATCAACAAATTCTCCCAATTCTGCATTTGGCGAAAACTGATAAGAATTGGGAGCAGCGAGGAGTACCTGGCGAGGACCAGGCAGGGGAGCAGCGAGGACCGGGCGGGGGAGCAGCAAGGATCAGGCTGGTTAGTGCGGTTGAGAGGACCAGGTTGGTGTAGCGAGGACTAGATTGGGAGGAGAGGTGGGGCGGCTAGGCTGGGGCAGCGGTGATCAAATTGGGAGCGGTGGCCACCAGActgggcggaggaggaggaggaggagcaggcggaggaggaggaggaggtagagggcggaggaggaggtggccggactAGCAGCTGGAGGAGGTGGAGGGCGCAGGTGGCCTGGCGGAGGAAGACTACGAGGAGGAGCCTGGCGGAGGAAGACGATGACTCGTTTTCAAATCAGGGGTATTTTTGTACATTTGCTCGTTTCCACCTGGTCTGAAAAATCCCCCAACAACAActatttcggaacagagggagtataatgcaAGATATACCATACCTGTGATATTTTATCACACTCCTGGTTTTAGCAAGCCAgtataataagggtgataacccataaCTTGAATACTGGTAATCATCAGCTGTTTGCCGGTTTATGAACGGGCCTAGGCCAGATTAATAAACATCGGACAGTAGTTTCTTCTTGCTGGTGATTTATAGTCAAAGGCCAGGCCAGGCTAATAAACATAGACAAATCATACAGCATTATAAACCGAAAAAATCAAAAAAGATTTAAATAGTCACAATTGTGGTGTTGCACtaatcaagagggtttaagctatggttcggatacgaccaaaagCCCCAATATGATtttcctggtggccttatgcctaccaagaggtgtagctatggttcgaatacgaccaagcccccaagtgatttccttggtggccttatggctatcaagaggtgtagctatggttcgaatacgaccaagcccccaagtgacttccctggtggccttacgcctatcaagaggtgtagctatggttcgaatacgaccaagcacccaagtgatttccctggtggccttacgccaatcaagaggtgtagctatggtttgaatacgaccaagccccaagtgattatgtgggttgtgcccaaggggcactgagggagtcctggattagggggtctccggacagccagactatatcctttggccggactgttggactatgaagatacaagattgaagacttcatctcgtgtccggatgggactctacttggcgtggaaggcaagctaggcaatacggatatttatatctcctcctttgtaaccgaccttgtgtaaccctagccctttccggtgtctatataagccggagggttttagtccgtaggacaacatacaatcataccataggctagcttttagggtttagcctctccgatctcgtggtagatcaactcttgtaatactcatatcatcaagaataaatcaagcaggatgtagggttttacctccatcaagagggcccaaacctgggtaaaacatcgtgtcccctgcctcttgttaccatccgccttagacgcacagttcaggacaccctacctgagatccaccggttttgacactgacattggtgctttcattgagagttcctctgtgtcatcaccgttaggcttgatggctcctacgatcatcgatagcgatgcagtctagggtgagacttttctccccggatagatctttgtgttcggcggcttcgcactgcgggtcaactcgcttggccatctggagcagatcgaaagttacgcccctggccaccaggtcaggtttggaagcttaaactacacggccgatatccgcggagacttgatcttcgacggattcgagcccctgccttgtgcgccatgcGGCCacaatgagtacgatttagctctaccatcagaccgtattcaggagatcgcactggcagccgctccgacccacAATTCGGAGCCAGTTTCACCATCCAAGGGCGGGTGGATAGACCcagtcacggaggccgtatcctctgatacgtctccaacatatatataattttttattgctccatgctatattatctactgttttggactatattggactttattttccattttatattattttgggactaacctattaactggaggcccagcccagaattgttgttttttttgcctatttcagtgtttcgaagaaacggaatatcaaacggagtccaaacagaatgaaaccttcaggaacgtgattttctcactgaacgtgatccaggagacttggaccatatgccaaggcatcagagaatcggtcacgagggtgggggtgcgcctccctgcctcgtgggcccctcggagctccaccgacgtacttcttcctcctatatgtacctacgtacccccaaacgaatagatacggagccaaaaacctaattccaccgccacaactttctgtatccacgagatcccatcttggggcctattccagagctccgccggagagggccgtcatcacggagggcttctacatcaccatagcctctccgatgaagtgtgagtagtttacctcagaccttcgggtccatagttagtagctagatggcttcttttctctttttggatctcaatacaaagttctcccctctctcgtggagatctattcgatgtaatcttctttttgcggtgtgtttgttgagatcgatgaattgtgggtttatgatcaagtctatctatgaataatatttgaatcttctctgaattcttttatgtatgattggttatctttgcaagtctcttcaaattatccgtttggtttggccaactagattggtagttcttgccatgggagaagtgcttagttttgggttcgatcttgcggtgtcctttcccagtgacaaaagggcagcaaggcacgtattgtatcgttgccatcaaggataacaagatggggtttatttcatattgcatgaatttatttctctacatcatgtcatcttgcttaaaagcgttactctgtttttaacttaatactctagatgcatgctggatagcggtcgatgagtggagtaatagtagtagatgcagaatcgtttcggtctacttgtcatggacatgatgcctatatacatgatcatgcctagatattctcataactatgctcaattctgtcaattgctcaacagtaatttgttcacccaccgtagaatacttatgctcttgagagaagccactagtgaaacctatggcccccgggtctattctcatcatatcaatctctatcactttaatcttgtttttgtttttactttgccttcttcttttcactttgcatctctataccaaaaacaccaaaaatattatatctatcagatctcactctcgtaagtgaccgttaagggattgaaaacccctaatcgtgttggttgcgagtagttatcgttttgtgcagttacgagggacttgagcgtggcctcctactggattgataccttggttctcaaaaactgagggaaatacttacgctactctgctgcatcatcccttcctcttcggggaaatccaacgcaagctcaagaggtaacaacaaggatttctggcgccgttgccggggagtctacgcaaaaagtcaacataccaagtacccatcacaatccctatctctcgcattacattatttgccatttgcctctcattttcctctcccccacttcacccttgttgttttattcgccttctctctctttctctctctatcctccctctctatttgcctcttttgcccgtttgctcttgtttactcgtgtgctagtttgtttgcttgtcgtcatggctagtctaatatcttctccgttgtctcccgagaatgaagttctaaattttaaacaaagggagggagaaaatctaaaagatgcttggtatagaatttgcaatgctcaaaatagatctaccaggaagcaatctacttcagttcttctccacAATtcttatgtaggtgttaatccttggtatagacatatcctcgataccattaccgaagggaacttcttgggtagccatacttttgattcttataatgctatgttagatttatttggctcaccacctcttttggttaatggaaccatgttaactttggagcatgttatgcaaagacttgaaattattgaaaataaagttgctactattgaattgattgaaaatctagataaaaagatccacaatcaaattactcaatatggatctaaggtaggaatgactttgaaaatattaaggaaaaggaacccatagttaatgagaagataaacttagattctactagaattgataaacttgagggtatcattacaaacttgggaaccgctttttcttccgtaaagaatactccaagtcttcctactaaaattgccaagcttatgtatgttcctaaaaataagggtgaatcatctagtaaggaaactgcgggtcttaaatctataagtattcatcccaatatttttgctatcattaaggaaccaattgctacaaatgaattttcgatcttgtgcctaaaaagtttgataatcactagaaagaaagaaattcctaagggaaatagatgcctcatcgaaggattgcctaccaaagatggcaatacctagatctatcctcgcttttatgcctaactaggggcgttaaacgatagcgcttgttgggaggcaacccaattttatttttattccttgctttttgctcctgattagtaataaataaattatttatcctctgttttgtttgtgtttttttgtgtttaattagtatttgtgctaagtagaaccattgggaagacttggggaaagtcttgttgaacttgctgtaaaaaacagaaactttagcgctcacgagaactgctgtcgtttttattttaagagtgatatttagttaattctttttgcagatgcttaatagataaattccacacgtccagcaatttattttagaatttttggggttccagatcttgcgctagctacagattactacagactgttctgtttttgacagattctttttttgtgtgttgtttgcttattttgatgaatctatggctagtaaaatagtttataatccatagagaagttggaatacagtaggtttaacaccaatataaataaagaatcagttcattacagtaccttgaagtgatattttgttttctttcgctaacggagctcacaagttttctactttaagttttgtgttgtgaagttttcaaattttgggtgaattcttgtgatggattatggaacaaggagtggcaagagcctaagcttggggatgcccatggcacccccaagataatccaaggacaccaaaaagacaaagcttggggatgccccagaaggcatcccctctttcgtccacttccatcggtaatttacttggagctatatttttattcaccaacatgatatgtgttttgcttggagtgtcttgtattatttgtgtctttgtgttttagtatgccacaatcatccttgctgtacacatcttttgagagagccatacatgaattaaaatttgatagaatactctatgtacttcacttatatcttttgagctatgtagttttgctctatgtgcttcacttatatcttttgagcattatagttttgctctatgtgcctcacttatatatttttgatctaagtagttttgctctatgtgcttcacttatatctttttgagctaagtagtttttctctatgtgcttcacttatatcttttgagcattataatttttgctctatgtgcttcacttagatcttttagagcacggtggtggatttttttttaaagaaactattgatttctcatgcttaacttaaattattttgagagtctcttaatagcatggtaattttcttaataataatatgcttggtattcaagatttgtgaaactttcttttgagtgtgttgaatactaagaaaagattgaagcatgataattgttttaagatatggaggtgataatattaaagtcatgctagttgagtagttgtgaatttaaagaatacttgtgttaaagtttgtgattcccgtagcatgcacgtatggtgaaccgttatgtgatgaagtcggagcatgatttatttattgattgcttttcttatgagtggcggtcggggacgagcgatggtcttttcctaccaatctatccccctaggagcatgcgcgtaatactttgctttgataacttctagatttttgcagtaagtatatgagttctttatgactaatgttgagtccatggattatacgcactctcacccttccacctttgctagcctctctaatacagcgaacttttcgccggtatcatacacctaccatataccttcctcaaaacagccaccatacctacctattatggcatttccatagccattccgagatatattgccatgcaactttccaccgttctgtttattataacacatccatcattggcatattgcatatcccagtacacctccggaagcattcatatagagtcatattttgttctaagtatcgagttgtaattgttgagttataagcaaaataaaagtgtgatgatcatcatcattagagcattgtcccagtgaggaaaggatgatggagactatgcttcccccacaagtcgggatgagactccggacgaaaaataaataaaagaggccaaagaagcctaaaaaacaagagaaagaaaagaggccataaaaatgagagaaaaagagagaagggacaatgttattatccttttaccacacttgtgcttcaaagtagcaccatgatcttcatagtagagagtctctcatgttatcactttcatatactagtgggaattttacattatagaacttggcttgtatattccaatgatgggcttcctccaaatgccctaggtcttcgtgagcaagcaagttggatgcacacccacttagtttattttgatgagctttcatatacttatagctctagtgcatccgttgcatggcaatccctacccactcacattgatatctattgatgggcatctccatagcccgttgatacgcctagttgatgtgagactatcttctcctttttgttttctccacaaccaccattctattccacctatagtgctatatccatgtctcacgctcatgtattgcgtgaagattgaaaaagttttgaaaaagttagagtatgaaacaattgcttggcttgtcatcggggttgtgcatgatttaaatactttgtgtggtgaagatagagcatagccagactatatgattttgtagggataactttctttggccatgttattttgagaagacataattgctttgttagtatgcttgaagtattattattttatgtcaatataaacttttttcttgaatctttcgaatctgaatattcatatcacaattaagaagatttgcattgaaattatgccaagtagcactctgtatcaaaaattctctttttattatttacctactcgaggacgagcaggaattaagcttggggatgcctgatacgtctccaacgtatctataatttttgattgctccatgctatattatctactattttggactatattgggctttattttccacttttatattatttttgggactaacctattaaccagaggcccagcccagaattgttgtttttgcctatttcagtgtttcgaagaaacggaatatcaaacggaatgaaaccttcgggaacgtgattttctcaccgaacgtgatccaggagacttggaacctacgccaaggcatcagagaggtggtcacgagggtgggggtgcgcccccctacctcgtgggccccacggagctccaccgacgtacttctccctcctatatatacctacatacccccaaacaaacagatacggagccaaaaacctaatcccACCACCTTatctttctgtatccacgagatcccatcttggggcctgttccagagctccgctggagagggccgtcatcacggagggcttctacatcatcatagcctctccgatgaagtgtgagcagtttacctcagaccttcgggtccatagttagtagctagatggcttcttctctctttttggatctcaatacaaagttctcccctctctcgtggagatctattcgatgtaatcttctttttgcggtgtgtttgttgagactgatgaattgtgggtttatgatcaagtctatctattaataatatttgaatcttctctgaatttttttatgtatgattggttatctttggaagtctcttcgaattatccgtttggtttggccaactagattggtagttcttgccatgggagaagtgcttagctttgggttcgatcttgcggtgtcctttcctagtgacagaaggggcagcaaggcacgtattgtatggttgccatcgaggataacaagatggggtttatttcatattgcatgaatttatctctctacatcatgtcatcttgcttaaagcgttactctgtttttaacttaatactctagatgcatgctgggtagcagtcgatgagtggagtaatagtagtagatgcagaatcgttttggtctacttgtcacggacgtgatgcctatatacatgatcatgcctagatattctcataactatgctcaattctgtcaattgctcaacagtaatttgttcacccaccgtagaatacttatgctcttgagagaagccactagtgaaacctatggcccccgggtctattctcatcatatcaatctctatcactttaatcttgttttgcttttttgcattgccttttacttttcactttgcatctcgataccaaaaataccaaaaatattatatcgatcagatctcactctcgtaagtgaccgttaagggattgacaacccctaatcgcgttggttgcgagtagctatcgttttgtgcaggtacgagggacttgagcatggcctcctactggattgataccttggttctcaaaactgagcgaaatacttacgctactctgctgcatcatcccttcctcttcggggaaaaccaacgcaagctcaagatgtagcacgcTCCGACCCTCATTCGGAGCCAGTttcgccatccatggacgggtggatagaccccgtcacggaggccgtacctctgcggcgatcgagccgaatatcgaccttacccttcacgagagccgagTTGCCAAACCgccagatccttctccggccacggactccgaaccgcctgcgcccgttcctatcgaatctgaattgggcgccgatcatggagtttacctccgcgggatatttttcagcactcacccttcagcgacatactgaactcattaaggtctcttctTTGtcagaggatcctggccgaactacgtccggcaggattgggatgcggatgacgaagaattcgccgcccacccaccacccacttagtagccactgtcgatgacttaaccgacatgctcgacttcgactccgaagacatcgacggtatggacgacgatgcgggagtcgaagaggaaccactgcccacatggcactggacagccacctcatcatatgatatatacatggtggacacacccaaagaaggcaatggcgacgagacaacggaggatgacccctccaagaaggaaTCCAAGCgacggcatcagcggcgccgctctatgtcctgccaaggcaaaagtggtgataccagcaccggagataatagcactccggacagtgccgcagacaacaacaatccccttcagcaagatttagagcaggaggatggaggagccagccctcccgagagagcggcagatggagaggcggaggatgataattacatgcccctctccgaagatgagtcaagcctcggcgatgacgaattcaccgtgccagaggatcccatcaaacaagagcgcttcaagcgtaggcttatagccacggcaaatagccttaagaaaaagcaacaacagcttcaagctgatcaagatttgctagctgacagatggactgaagtcctggaggccgaagagtataaactcgaacgcccctccaagggttacccaaaatgcaggttgctaccccgactggaggaggaagcaccaaaacctacatccccggcgtatgatgcggctaatcggccacctcgtggccgcgacagagagacattccagccaaaagctcagcccgcaccccgacatcATTCAAATAAacaggcatggggaaatacgccagacctgcaagatgtattggaggacaaagcaaaacatgcaagatcaatctacggatcacgagggcgcgccactatgcgagatgataattgtcacgccggatatagtaaaagtaagtccggccgggccgaacatagcgggcaagactcattcgagctgcgtcgcgatatagcccagtacagaggcgacacacaccccttatgcttcacagacgaagtaatggatcatcaaatcccagagggtttcaaacccgtaaatatagaatcatacgacagcacaacagatcctgcgatatggatcgaggatttcctcctgcacatccacatagCCCGCgatgatgacctacacgccatcaaatacctcccactcaaactcaaaggaccagctcggcattggctcaacagcttgccagcagagtccattggctgttgggaagatctagaagccgcattcctcgacaactttcagggcactgatgtgcgaccaccagatgccgatgacttgagccacataatttagcagccagaggaatcggccaggcaattctggacttggttcctaacaaagaaaaatcaaatcgttgactgtccggatgcagaggccctagcagccttcaagcacaacatcagcgacgagtggctagcccggcaccttg from Triticum aestivum cultivar Chinese Spring chromosome 4A, IWGSC CS RefSeq v2.1, whole genome shotgun sequence harbors:
- the LOC123086931 gene encoding uncharacterized protein isoform X1: MDVERQRWIWAREAWMWSGTRAVDREQRRSSGAADLEQSLRPHGAHVVVFVRRPHLADAFDPRMLCSLGKVKLQEKSTHQFQGDELVWEVEAELSEFSDDRRVHVIERDLTEPDRIVGELLQPGGYLKLIELGLQGFPIAKLLPCDHEVMGSSPGNSLLQKCRERLRTIDPKWSDPSLDPAQAGATCTRLPFITGFPIDHYTPVISSDANCEGDDLV
- the LOC123086931 gene encoding uncharacterized protein isoform X3, whose product is MNRCCWVVNLPVCWVIALSVAATVTLVALCCFIVYCCRLRKRHTKGKVKLQEKSTHQFQGDELVWEVEAELSEFSDDRRVHVIERDLTEPDRIVGELLQPGGYLKLIELGLQGFPIAKLLPCDHEVMGSSPGNSLLQKCRERLRTIDPKWSDPSLDPAQAGATCTRLPFITGFPIDHYTPVISSDANCEGDDLV
- the LOC123086931 gene encoding uncharacterized protein isoform X2, which encodes MDVERQRWIWAREAWMWSGTRAVDREQRRSSGAADLEQSLRPHGAHVVVFVRRPHLADAFDPRMLCSLGKVKLQEKSTHQFQGDELVWEVEAELSEFSDDRRVHVIERDLTEPDRIVGELLQPGGYLKLIELGLQGFPIAKLLPCDHEVMGSSPGNSLLQKCRERLRTIDPKWSDPSLDPAQAGATCTRLPFITGFPIDHYTPVISSDANCEDYCT
- the LOC123086931 gene encoding uncharacterized protein isoform X5; this translates as MWSASAGSGRGRHGCGAAPERWIGSSAGAVERRIWSRVFVLTVHTSSSSSDVPTSLTHSIRACCVLSDDRRVHVIERDLTEPDRIVGELLQPGGYLKLIELGLQGFPIAKLLPCDHEVMGSSPGNSLLQKCRERLRTIDPKWSDPSLDPAQAGATCTRLPFITGFPIDHYTPVISSDANCEGDDLV